A stretch of DNA from Lotus japonicus ecotype B-129 chromosome 4, LjGifu_v1.2:
ccatgtattctggctacatccggtcgccatttggccgtgttgttcgacggcatctaccagagagggttctgcgccagtttggctacatacaggatgtccctcgacacccctctgagatccagacgactgggtcccttgctgagaccgcagatgctggCTTTGCTGAGTTTGcgccgcacctccgccctcaggggatccctgcttcatatccgggagaggctgtggaggattacatgaggtggtacagcgctgtgtcccatcggttcatcatccctgatgataggagggaggagttcagtgcggtggtaagtttgaattttattttccattcaattgtgattttttgttcatgatattttatttgtatctaatgtatctacattatttttgcagactgttatgcgtcgggccgtggacttgttggagcagtcactcgaggtgccagatgctcctgcagagggcacgcattcccgatccctcactgagagggcgctggatcttattagatccaatgccttcattggtacccagggggtagcctttgctgctgtccgaggagctagagctgcgggaggcagaggtcgtggagacagagcgcgtggaggcagaggccgtggaggcagagcccgtggagagggtgcTCCTGCAAAGGgtgcgcgtggaggcagaggccgtggaggcagagcccgtggacctagaggtcgtaggggggccggtaggggtcggggcgagtgattgactgtatatttgtatattttttgtgtatttttatattatgacatgtgactctttgtattatgactctctttatattaatcatgctttctatttcCACTCATTATATGCCGACTCTTATATTGAAAAAACCCGTATAACTACACCGTAAATAATCAAAGGCAGGACtaatgacaggactctgatgacaGAGTGGTTGTCTATGTTAATTATCCCTGATGCTGTTTCAAAATAATAAGGCCCATCAATATAACAAtgaccatcaaattaatattattaaaagcaacaaatgaacatcataagggcaaggcccatcagattaatattacagagcgtttacaaatgaatatcacacaaaagtgtggtgtcaatctgaggtgatgtctacatagctttggtgactaagaggaacaccaaaagtaacaagccAAGCTTCGAATTCTGATGTGAACCTGCGTAAACGTGTATCATATGGGACGCACCAGCTTACTGATGTAGGATCAACATACCGTTCccactggagagcaattggcggcatagaatgtccaggagttagatggagctacattatagagaataacaataaaattagataacttgcaaatacaacaaatcaattcaccaattggatattagtgtactcaatcaaaaaatacctgtacaaagtgatttatcacatgacCAACAGCTATAACATGATGTACATCCGGTGGACCTTCTCCTCTTAGTGGAAGGTATGACCAACAACCCGTAGAGGAGATGGATATGAAAACCacttggaacctggttgctacaaggtatcccatctctggcagttgcatccatttatcctcggtagccggatcaccaggaggaagagtgagtcgggaatgaaaggcattaaccacatggcttgatcagctaatagagacttcatacactccagtgcccaaacgtagtcatctgtgccctcattaacaatgtagcaaaaggctatggagtatgtcttatctgtggaagtcagtccaacaatctcaagcaagggaattgcatatttgtttgtcttgtatgtgcaatccataatcactacatacgggaatgtgttgaacagtttgatagcatttggatgagcccaaaatacatctctaatgacttccgatccaggctcatgtctttcaaagtggacatacttgtcaccgtccaacttcttcaacaagtgttgcatttctgtcaatcccccgcggagggattttcttaacctcttgcaaacaccataaatctgagatatggtagtcaagtttgaaggattgttttccttcaaagtcaacaacatctttctcggtggaacccaactccttgtcatttttcccacttgctccttctctccgggttttagacgaccaacaaaattgtgcccaagtagtgacctagctggttcatggttgtgtataccttccatcacctttagccgccaatctctatctatgccatttttcctaggtcgtccttttagtctaaaaggacaacctgtcttttgtgatctcgt
This window harbors:
- the LOC130715961 gene encoding uncharacterized protein LOC130715961 → MQLPEMGYLVATRFQVVFISISSTGCWSYLPLRGEGPPDVHHVIAVGHVINHFVQLHLTPGHSMPPIALQWERYVDPTSVSWCVPYDTRLRRFTSEFEAWLVTFGVPLSHQSYVDITSD